The following coding sequences are from one Epilithonimonas vandammei window:
- the sufD gene encoding Fe-S cluster assembly protein SufD, translating to MALFEQIINTHSSFLGTLRHSFLDEDRKTALQNFELKGFPTKKDEEYKYTNLKEITEKEYNFFPTEEHNISKEQLDALHLGEENFDRIVFINGKLHKEFSKISIGNAEFLSFGYALNDSAHKEAFDQYFNTIANRDLAFTNLNSAYCNFGFFLRVPKNVVIEKPIHIFYLSQNQNENTFYNTRNLLIIEEGAKVEIIESHHNLDESFVLTNSVTEIFTYQNAKTDWHKLQNDSDTSYLVDHTFAKQERDSLTTVNTFSFGGKLVRNNLDFIHNGENINSFMNGITIIGKDQLVDHHTAVHHNTPNCESYQNYKGIYKDKSHGVFNGKVFVNKIAQKTNAYQQNNNILLDEGATIDTKPQLEIFADDVKCSHGCTVGQLNEDAMFYLRARGISKKEARALLLYAFANDAMQNIDIEPLKVKVSKLLAEKLVVNMEF from the coding sequence ATGGCTTTATTTGAACAAATTATCAATACACATTCTTCTTTTTTAGGAACGCTTCGACATTCTTTTTTGGATGAAGACAGAAAAACGGCGCTTCAAAATTTCGAATTGAAAGGTTTTCCGACCAAAAAAGATGAGGAATACAAATACACCAATCTGAAAGAAATTACGGAAAAAGAATACAACTTTTTTCCGACAGAAGAGCACAACATCTCGAAAGAACAATTGGATGCCCTTCATTTGGGCGAAGAAAACTTTGACCGAATTGTTTTCATCAACGGAAAACTTCACAAAGAATTTTCTAAGATTTCGATTGGCAACGCAGAGTTTCTATCTTTCGGTTATGCACTGAATGATTCTGCACACAAAGAAGCTTTCGACCAATATTTCAACACGATTGCAAACAGAGATTTGGCTTTCACTAACTTGAATTCAGCTTACTGCAACTTCGGATTTTTCCTGAGAGTTCCAAAAAATGTAGTGATTGAAAAACCAATTCACATTTTCTATCTATCTCAAAATCAAAATGAAAACACTTTTTACAACACCAGAAATTTACTAATTATAGAAGAAGGAGCGAAAGTAGAAATCATTGAAAGTCATCACAATCTGGACGAATCTTTTGTGCTAACGAATTCGGTTACAGAAATTTTCACTTATCAAAATGCAAAAACCGATTGGCATAAATTGCAGAACGACAGCGACACGTCTTACCTTGTGGACCACACGTTTGCAAAACAGGAAAGAGATAGCTTAACGACTGTGAACACATTCTCTTTCGGAGGAAAATTAGTTCGTAACAATCTGGATTTCATCCATAACGGAGAAAATATCAATTCGTTTATGAACGGAATCACAATTATCGGGAAAGACCAATTGGTAGACCACCACACAGCAGTTCATCACAACACACCAAATTGTGAGTCTTACCAGAATTACAAAGGTATCTACAAAGACAAATCGCACGGCGTTTTCAACGGAAAAGTGTTTGTGAACAAGATTGCTCAGAAAACTAATGCTTATCAGCAGAACAACAACATTTTGCTGGATGAAGGTGCCACAATCGACACAAAACCTCAGCTGGAGATTTTCGCAGACGATGTGAAATGTTCGCACGGTTGTACCGTTGGACAGTTGAACGAGGATGCGATGTTCTACCTTAGAGCTCGTGGAATTTCCAAGAAAGAAGCAAGAGCATTGCTGCTTTACGCTTTCGCCAACGATGCGATGCAAAATATCGATATCGAGCCTCTCAAAGTAAAAGTTTCCAAACTTCTGGCAGAAAAATTGGTAGTCAATATGGAATTTTAA
- the sufC gene encoding Fe-S cluster assembly ATPase SufC encodes MLEIKNLYAKIEDGDREILKGINLEIKPGEVHAIMGPNGAGKSTLSSVIAGKEDYEVTEGEILFEGEEIGEDAPEERAHKGIFLSFQYPVEIPGVTVTNFIKAALNETRKANGLEEMGAKEMLGLIRKNSEKLGIKKDFLSRSLNEGFSGGEKKRNEIFQMMMLNPKLAILDETDSGLDIDALRIVADGVNRFKNEGNAVLLITHYQRLLNYIQPDFVHVLADGKIIKTGDKSLALELEEKGYDWLLN; translated from the coding sequence ATGTTAGAGATAAAAAACTTATACGCCAAAATTGAAGATGGCGACAGAGAAATTTTAAAAGGAATCAATCTTGAAATAAAACCAGGCGAAGTTCACGCTATTATGGGACCGAACGGCGCTGGTAAATCTACACTTTCTTCTGTTATTGCAGGAAAAGAAGATTATGAAGTAACGGAGGGCGAAATTCTTTTCGAAGGAGAAGAAATCGGTGAAGATGCGCCTGAAGAAAGAGCTCACAAAGGAATTTTCCTTTCTTTCCAATATCCTGTGGAAATCCCAGGCGTTACCGTTACCAATTTCATCAAAGCTGCTCTTAACGAAACAAGAAAAGCAAACGGATTGGAAGAAATGGGCGCTAAAGAAATGCTAGGATTAATTCGTAAAAACTCTGAGAAATTAGGAATTAAGAAGGATTTCCTTTCTCGTTCTTTGAACGAAGGTTTCTCTGGAGGTGAAAAGAAAAGAAACGAAATTTTCCAAATGATGATGCTGAATCCGAAATTGGCCATTCTTGACGAAACTGATTCCGGATTGGATATCGATGCGTTGAGAATCGTTGCTGATGGTGTGAATCGATTCAAAAACGAAGGCAACGCAGTTTTGTTAATCACGCATTACCAAAGATTGTTGAATTACATTCAGCCAGATTTCGTTCACGTTTTGGCAGATGGAAAAATCATAAAAACAGGAGATAAATCCCTAGCACTTGAATTGGAGGAAAAAGGTTACGATTGGCTTTTAAACTAA